In the Arachis hypogaea cultivar Tifrunner chromosome 20, arahy.Tifrunner.gnm2.J5K5, whole genome shotgun sequence genome, TATATGAATAAGGCTTGTTTCTTTGAGCATTTAGTGGATCTTTTCCCAACTCAAACTAAAAAGGGTAACTTCTGAATAAAAGTACtctttaaaagaaaaaatccCATAAAACCAGATTATGTTTACTTAAACAAACACATCATACATCACAAATGAGAATATTTGATAGATCAAGCCTACCCCCTAAGCAAAACCAATAATCTTATATTGACTAAAGAAACCTTATGACAACATTTTTGTTTTGCAAAATTGTACACTATACGTAACCTTGAAGGAAATGAAACAGGCTGAGACTCAGAAGCTAAACATGTATATTTGTTTTCATTTCTCTTGTGCAAACATTTGGACTAGAACTTAAAGCACATATCCCTTGCATAGTGAATAGTGACTCATCATCTGCTTCATCGTGCATACAAAAACCATCGAAGGAAAAAACAATCAAACTATTAGCCTTCATCAGCTCAAAGTCGTAGCCTCGTAGCCAATAAGTTGACCCACAAAATGACAAAGAGCTTCAGAGTCATTCTGGTTCTCCTAGTTACACTCAGTGTGTTTTCCAAGCTAGAGCTCAGAATAACATGAATAACCAAAACCTCAAACCTAATCATGAATGAGCTCATTCTATTTTCTACAATCCTAGTTTCCTGCACCCAGTCAAGCACACTCATACTTATGATATCAAGCACAGAAAAGGATTCAAACACAATGCAATGCAAGACTATAAGGGGTAAAGGAAATAAACAAACACACATTAGAGTTAAAAAGTTGCTTACAGATATGAAACAAAAAAACAAATTTGGAGCATTTTTATCAAACTCCGGGGTTGGCACTGCAGAGCATACCCTGAGACAACGATCTCGAGCTCCTCGAATCAACGCCGAGGCAAGATGTCAGGCGCGCCGAAGACACCGCCGAGTGCAGCGGAAGCAGGGACTGCACGCACCCCAGCCGAGAAACCGACCtgtaaaacaatttaaaaatatacaaaaaatagaaaagattgaGCACTGAATCGAAACAGGAAACAATTATTCTGAAAAGCGGTTCCTTTATTAATTGAATTGGGGGGAAATACGAGACTTTGCCTTGAAAGTGCggcggaggaagaagaagaagtagaagtgtTGAGGAGGGAAGGTGAGGGCTTTGGCGTGGCAGTGGGTTTGGTGAGTGTGGATTTGATGAGGGTAAATGCGGGTCGCGAGAGAGATCTGTAACGAGAAGCCATTGGAGAAATCAGCAGCAGGAATTAGGGCTTTCAGACTCCAGTCAGCTGTAAGAAGCTGCAGGACAAGGGTTTTTCGGAGgtttttctctttattatttatttctttattgttatcattattatataaaaaaagataaatagttAATACATCCTCCACTTTTTAATTCAAAGATATATAAGAGATTGtttaaaatattaagaattaGAATTTATTcaagaattaaattatttttttattttagaataattaaaaatgaatgatttaaaatttttttgataatttttatttttatttttttatttataaattagatcaaaaggagtttaatttttaaatcaatttttatactttttaaattttaattttattatattaatatattataatcattttttaaatcatagaattgaattttaaatagAAATGATTCTTTTCTTAAAGGAAATAGAATTCTTTTTTCATGTTAAATAGTTTTCAAACAAATTCTAAGTctctaactaattaaaaatacaaaacggTCATTGACTTTCTAAAATacgaaatatttaaatttatccgTCAAAAATATATAAGGACAAATTAGTTCCTGGGAGACTTAAATGTCTCGCGtttaaaatactttaaaattaaGGAAAACTATGATAAAACGCTTTAAAATGACGGATATGGTCTTGA is a window encoding:
- the LOC112784786 gene encoding protein NONRESPONDING TO OXYLIPINS 2, mitochondrial isoform X1, which encodes MASRYRSLSRPAFTLIKSTLTKPTATPKPSPSLLNTSTSSSSSAALSRSVSRLGCVQSLLPLHSAVSSARLTSCLGVDSRSSRSLSQEMGLGTPR
- the LOC112784786 gene encoding protein NONRESPONDING TO OXYLIPINS 2, mitochondrial isoform X2; the encoded protein is MASRYRSLSRPAFTLIKSTLTKPTATPKPSPSLLNTSTSSSSSAALSRSVSRLGCVQSLLPLHSAVSSARLTSCLGVDSRSSRSLSQDEYTY